Proteins encoded by one window of Blautia luti:
- a CDS encoding DUF4340 domain-containing protein — protein sequence MKNKTVKMVIAVAVLVVCCGAYAGVKTYVAKQEQKESEEETEEKTTVFSASADDIQSLDFMIDKNETTFEKDNDQWIKKDEKEFPVNQTTLDDAASSVASIESDRVLSDVEDLEEYGLDTPSNTLKIVTKDSGDDSSEDSADDSAKTVTTTLYVGDENSSTSQYYVYKDDDKTTVYMVDASSIEPFTKDLYDYAQGEDFPAISNTDDINKIYVSGENSYELVKNDDNSLWTIQGAGDEKEKTDSATVSSLVSSFGSMAYNSFVNYKCDDKSEYGLDDPYAVITVDYQEEVENDSEDSDDTDNTEDTSSSTEENSTDTSESDDTDTADGDTTETTDSDTSDADSTDDTEDEKTMVDKQLVITVGKEADDSNRYIMVNDSDQVYTMSVDTLSAFTDKAEEDFWDMTVSYVSINNLSEMKVTYQGNEYKVNVSRETSTDDDGNETETVTYKLNGKELESSDLTPFYNKLANMTAQKRLTEEYTPENDPEMTVTLKEEDGDSLEVSYYSYDTNYYAAVVGEKVYLVNKMNVKELFTTFETMTGNETETDNAEDASEASKDLSTDDTEDSDSTADSTETQTTDPEEN from the coding sequence ATGAAGAATAAAACTGTAAAAATGGTCATTGCAGTTGCAGTTTTAGTTGTTTGCTGTGGGGCTTACGCAGGCGTAAAAACCTACGTAGCCAAACAGGAACAAAAGGAATCTGAAGAAGAAACAGAGGAAAAGACTACTGTTTTCTCTGCATCTGCAGATGACATCCAGTCACTGGATTTCATGATTGATAAAAACGAAACTACATTCGAAAAAGATAATGATCAGTGGATCAAGAAAGATGAAAAAGAGTTTCCTGTAAATCAGACAACTCTGGATGATGCGGCTTCTTCTGTGGCATCTATTGAATCAGACAGAGTGCTGAGTGATGTGGAAGATCTGGAAGAATATGGACTGGATACACCATCCAATACACTTAAAATCGTTACAAAGGATTCCGGGGATGACAGCAGCGAAGACAGCGCAGATGATTCGGCAAAGACAGTAACTACTACATTGTATGTAGGAGATGAAAATTCATCAACCAGCCAGTATTATGTGTATAAAGACGATGATAAAACTACTGTATATATGGTAGATGCATCCAGTATCGAACCATTTACGAAGGATCTTTATGACTATGCGCAGGGAGAAGATTTTCCGGCAATCTCCAACACAGACGATATCAATAAGATTTATGTATCAGGGGAGAATTCATATGAACTGGTAAAGAATGACGATAACAGTCTGTGGACCATACAGGGTGCGGGAGATGAAAAAGAGAAAACAGATTCAGCTACAGTAAGCTCTCTGGTTTCGTCCTTTGGAAGCATGGCATATAATTCTTTTGTAAATTACAAATGTGATGATAAGAGTGAGTATGGTCTGGATGATCCGTATGCTGTGATCACAGTAGATTATCAGGAAGAAGTAGAAAATGATTCAGAAGACTCTGATGACACAGACAATACAGAAGATACCAGTAGTTCTACAGAAGAAAACAGCACTGACACATCAGAGAGTGATGATACAGATACTGCAGATGGGGATACCACAGAGACAACTGATTCAGATACATCAGACGCAGACAGCACAGATGACACTGAAGATGAGAAAACAATGGTGGACAAACAGCTGGTGATCACTGTAGGAAAAGAAGCAGATGACAGCAACAGATATATCATGGTGAATGACAGTGATCAGGTATATACTATGTCTGTAGATACATTATCTGCATTTACAGATAAAGCGGAAGAAGACTTCTGGGATATGACAGTCAGCTATGTATCCATTAACAATCTGTCAGAAATGAAAGTGACTTATCAGGGAAACGAATATAAGGTCAATGTTTCACGTGAAACATCTACAGACGATGATGGCAATGAGACAGAAACTGTAACTTATAAGCTGAATGGAAAAGAACTGGAATCATCAGATCTTACTCCGTTCTATAATAAACTTGCCAATATGACAGCTCAGAAGAGACTGACTGAAGAGTATACTCCGGAGAACGATCCGGAAATGACTGTTACACTTAAAGAAGAGGATGGAGATTCTCTGGAAGTTTCTTACTACAGTTATGATACAAATTATTATGCAGCAGTAGTAGGAGAAAAGGTTTATCTGGTTAACAAAATGAATGTGAAAGAATTGTTTACTACATTTGAAACCATGACCGGCAATGAGACTGAAACAGATAATGCAGAAGATGCATCAGAAGCAAGTAAGGATTTATCAACAGATGACACAGAAGATTCAGATTCTACAGCAGACAGCACTGAGACACAGACTACGGATCCTGAAGAAAACTAA
- a CDS encoding ParA family protein → MGRIIAVANQKGGVGKSTTAINLSACLAEKGKKVLTIDIDPQGNTTSGLGVDKNAAENTLYELLLGEAETKDTIVKNVVENLDLIPSNINLSGAEIELIGIDNKEFILKGITDKLRRRYDYIILDCPPSLNMLTINALTAATSVLVPIQCEYYALEGLSQLIHTIDLVKERLNKRLKMEGVVFTMYDARTNLSLQVVENVKENLNQNIYKTIIPRNVRLAEAPSYGQPITLYDPRSSGAESYRLLAEEVINREDD, encoded by the coding sequence TTGGGAAGAATTATAGCAGTCGCCAACCAGAAAGGTGGAGTAGGTAAATCTACAACTGCGATCAATCTTTCAGCCTGCCTTGCAGAAAAAGGTAAAAAAGTCCTTACTATTGACATTGATCCACAGGGAAACACTACCAGTGGACTTGGAGTGGACAAAAATGCAGCAGAAAATACACTGTATGAATTGCTGTTAGGTGAAGCAGAGACAAAAGATACGATTGTAAAGAATGTTGTAGAAAATCTGGATCTGATTCCATCTAATATTAATCTTTCCGGTGCAGAAATCGAATTGATAGGAATTGACAACAAAGAATTTATTTTAAAGGGGATCACGGACAAGCTCAGACGCAGATATGATTATATTATTCTGGACTGTCCACCATCTTTAAATATGCTGACGATCAATGCATTGACAGCAGCTACATCTGTATTAGTTCCGATTCAGTGTGAATATTATGCACTGGAAGGTCTTTCACAGCTTATCCACACGATAGACCTGGTCAAAGAACGCCTGAATAAGCGCCTGAAAATGGAAGGCGTTGTATTTACAATGTACGATGCCAGAACCAATCTGTCACTACAGGTGGTAGAAAATGTGAAAGAGAATCTGAACCAGAATATTTACAAAACAATTATCCCAAGAAATGTCAGACTGGCAGAAGCTCCGAGTTACGGACAGCCGATCACTCTTTATGATCCCCGATCATCAGGAGCGGAGAGTTACAGACTTCTGGCTGAAGAAGTGATCAACAGGGAGGATGATTGA
- a CDS encoding alpha/beta fold hydrolase: MNKHKHKIFTFAALMTTATVVVHFINRTIAATAQLKQLLGLADSRTFEWRFGNINYTKKGSGSPVLLIHDVMPGASGYEWNRIEDSLAADYTVYTIDLLGCGRSEKPGITYTNFVYVQMICDFIRKVIGQKTDVIASGLSGSFVVMACHNEKELFNKIMLVNPPSLTRLKQMPSRKDRLLKFALEIPVFGTLVYHMIISRENVNNMFIEKMYYNPFHVDTVITDAYYESAHKGGYYAKYLYSSMISKYMSINISHAVKSLDNSIYIVEGESEPNGGFIVNEYSALNPAIETSVIAETKHIPHVEKPDAFLEQVKIFF; the protein is encoded by the coding sequence ATGAATAAACATAAGCACAAAATATTCACCTTTGCTGCTCTTATGACTACTGCTACTGTCGTCGTTCACTTTATCAACCGTACTATTGCTGCTACTGCACAGTTAAAACAATTATTAGGTCTTGCAGACAGCCGAACTTTTGAATGGCGTTTTGGAAATATCAATTATACAAAGAAGGGCAGTGGATCTCCCGTATTATTAATCCATGATGTAATGCCGGGAGCATCCGGTTATGAGTGGAACAGAATTGAAGATTCTCTGGCTGCCGATTATACAGTGTACACCATTGATCTTCTGGGATGCGGACGCTCCGAAAAGCCAGGTATCACATACACAAACTTCGTATATGTTCAAATGATCTGCGATTTTATCCGTAAAGTGATCGGACAGAAAACAGATGTGATCGCAAGCGGGCTCTCCGGTTCTTTCGTAGTTATGGCCTGCCATAATGAGAAAGAACTTTTTAACAAGATCATGCTTGTAAATCCACCAAGCCTAACCCGTTTGAAACAAATGCCATCCAGAAAAGACCGCCTGCTTAAATTCGCTCTGGAAATACCCGTTTTCGGAACTCTGGTATACCATATGATCATCTCCCGCGAGAATGTAAATAATATGTTTATCGAAAAGATGTATTATAATCCATTCCATGTAGATACAGTTATAACTGATGCTTATTATGAAAGCGCACACAAAGGCGGATACTACGCTAAATATTTATATTCCAGCATGATTTCTAAATACATGAGCATCAATATTTCTCATGCTGTAAAATCTCTGGACAACAGTATTTATATTGTAGAAGGCGAATCAGAACCAAACGGCGGATTTATTGTAAATGAGTATTCTGCTCTTAATCCTGCTATTGAAACATCTGTAATTGCCGAAACCAAACATATTCCTCATGTAGAAAAACCTGATGCATTTCTTGAACAGGTTAAGATTTTTTTCTAA